In Sorghum bicolor cultivar BTx623 chromosome 10, Sorghum_bicolor_NCBIv3, whole genome shotgun sequence, one genomic interval encodes:
- the LOC8061513 gene encoding probable peroxygenase 5 translates to MASRQPRPVDASLRSLSIASALLTWSVCCAAVSVRALPEPDGGSSNSNMTELQMHVSFFDRNKDGILTPLETFQGFVAIGCEVAFSTAAASTIHTALAPLTNPPGALPPYINIYVEYIHKAIHGSDTGAYDSKGRFVQAKFDEIFKKHAHIRKDALSLLEVEEMLTVNRDVLDPASWAAAEAEWQLIYQLAHDRYGFLTKERARGIYNGKIFVELEERISRRPLHSNA, encoded by the exons ATGGCGAGCCGCCAGCCGCGGCCGGTGGACGCTTCCCTGAGATCGCTGTCGATTGCATCTGCGCTGCTGACATGGAGCGTTTGCT GTGCCGCGGTGAGTGTGAGGGCACTACCTGAACCTGACGGTGGTAGCTCCAACTCCAACATGACAGAACTCCAGATGCATGTGTCATTCTTCGACAGGAACAAAGATGGCATCCTCACTCCTCTTGAAACTTTCCAAG GATTTGTTGCTATCGGATGTGAAGTTGCCTTCTCCACCGCGGCTGCATCGACAATTCATACTGCTCTCGCTCCTTTGACCAACCCT CCTGGTGCACTGCCACCTTACATAAATATCTACGTGGAGTACATCCACAAAGCAATTCATGGAAGCGACACCGGCGCCTACGATTCCAAAGGAAG GTTTGTCCAGGCAAAATTTGACGAAATATTTAAGAAGCATGCTCATATCAGAAAAGACGCCTTGTCGCTCTTGGAGGTAGAAGAGATGCTCACAGTCAACCGGGACGTTCTTGATCCTGCATCATG GGCTGCTGCTGAGGCCGAGTGGCAGCTGATCTACCAGCTAGCCCACGACAGGTATGGGTTTCTTACCAAGGAACGCGCGAGGGGCATCTACAACGGCA